The following coding sequences lie in one Haemorhous mexicanus isolate bHaeMex1 chromosome 10, bHaeMex1.pri, whole genome shotgun sequence genomic window:
- the LOC132331794 gene encoding intestinal-type alkaline phosphatase-like isoform X1: MQLLASLTLCLCAGFSTAVIPAEEENPSFWYKQAAAAIDASFKLQPRIQEAKNLIIFLGDGFGVPTITATRILKAQQQGKLGPETPLALDAFPYMALSKTYNVDRHVPDSAGTGTAYLCGVKGNYKTIGVSAAARHAECSTTFGNEVISVMERARKAGKAVGIVTTTRVQHASPSGTYAHVVDRNWYADASMPQEARQQGCKDIAWQLVHNVDINVILGGGRIYMTPVGTPDPEYPADSSQNGIREDGNNLIDMWLEARPGARYAWNRTEMLAAAADPNVKYLMGLFEPVDTKYNMVRNTTLDPSLTEMTEAAITVLSRNPNGFYLFVEGGRIDRGHHEGSPHKALTEAVEFDCAIERAGTMTDEADTLTVVTADHSHVFTFGGYTLRGSSIFGLAPTTASDGKYYTSLLYGNGPGYPGPDRPNVDPETAMQFDYQPQAAVPLKSETHGGEDVAILAKGPMAHLFHGVQEQTYVAHAMAYAACIEPYTDCRQRNSGPSARSTLLALLLPALLLPLFH, translated from the exons ATGCAGCTGCTGGCATCCCTCACCCTCTGCCTCTGCGCAGGGTTCAGCACCGCTGTCATCCCAG CGGAGGAGGAGAATCCATCCTTCTGGTAcaagcaggcagctgcagccattGATGCCTCCTTCAAACTCCAGCCCAGGATACAGGAAGCCAAAAACCTCATCATTTTCCTCGGGGATG GATTCGGGGTCCCCACCATCACAGCCACGCGCATCCtcaaggcacagcagcaggggaagctTGGCCCTGAGACCCCTCTTGCCCTGGATGCTTTCCCCTACATGGCTCTGTCTAAG ACCTACAATGTGGACAGACATGTACCtgacagtgcagggacaggcacagcctATCTCTGCGGGGTGAAGGGCAACTACAAGACCATAGGGGTGAGCGCAGCCGCGCGGCACGCAGAGTGCAGCACCACGTTCGGCAACGAGGTGATCTCAGTGATGGAGCGAGCCCGCAAAGCTG GGAAGGCGGTGGGCATCGTGACCACGACGCGGGTGCAGCACGCGTCGCCCTCGGGAACCTACGCTCACGTCGTGGACCGGAACTGGTACGCGGATGCCAGCATGCCCCAGGAGGCGcggcagcagggctgcaaggACATCGCCTGGCAGCTGGTCCACAACGTCGACATCAAC gtgatTCTGGGTGGTGGTCGGATATACATGACCCCCGTGGGGACGCCGGACCCTGAGTACCCCGCCGACAGCAGCCAGAATGGGATACGTGAGGATGGCAACAACCTCATCGACATGTGGCTGGAGGCACGGCCG GGTGCCCGCTACGCCTGGAACAGGACAGAgatgctggcagctgctgccgaCCCCAACGTGAAGTATTTGATGG GTCTCTTTGAACCCGTGGACACGAAGTACAACATGGTGCGTAACACCACCCTGGACCCATCACTCACCGAGATGACAGAGGCAGCCATCACCGTCCTGAGCAGGAACCCCAATGGCTTCTACCTCTTTGTGGA AGGTGGCAGAATCGACCGGGGCCACCATGAAGGTTCACCCCATAAGGCACTGACAGAGGCGGTGGAGTTCGACTGTGCCATTGAGCGGGCAGGCACCATGACAGACGAGGCTGACACCCTCACCGTCGTCACCGCTGACCACTCGCACGTCTTCACTTTCGGTGGCTACACCCTGCGTGGCTCCTCCATCTTTG GTCTGGCGCCTACGACAGCCAGTGACGGGAAGTACTACACATCGCTCCTCTATGGGAATGGGCCAGGATACCCCGGCCCTGACCGGCCCAACGTGGACCCGGAAACAGCCA TGCAGTTTGATTACCAGCCACAGGCGGCTGTACCACTAAAGTCGGAGACCCATGGTGGTGAGGACGTGGCCATCCTGGCCAAGGGCCCCATGGCCCACCTCTTCCATGGTGTGCAGGAGCAGACCTATGTAGCCCATGCCATGGCCTACGCCGCCTGCATCGAGCCCTACACTGACTGCCGCCAGCGGAACTCTGGCCCCAGCGCCCGCAGcaccctcctggccctgctcctgcctgccctccttCTGCCCCTCTTCCACTGA
- the LOC132331795 gene encoding alkaline phosphatase, germ cell type-like, whose amino-acid sequence MSASQTPSLISPLPPAEDKDYRQQAAVPLETETHSGEDVVVLAQGPMAHLFHGVQEQHYIAHAMAYAACLEPYATEPGCRAARRASHGTRCSPQPLLALLALCMAALTVRG is encoded by the coding sequence ATGTCAGCGAGCCAGACCCCCAGCCtcatttctcctcttccccctgCAGAGGACAAGGACTACAGAcagcaggcagctgtgcccctggagACAGAGACTCACAGTGGGGAAGACGTGGTGGTGCTGGCCCAGGGCCCCATGGCCCACCTCTTCCACggtgtgcaggagcagcactaCATTGCCCATGCCATGGCCTACGCCGCCTGCCTTGAGCCCTATGCCACAGAGCCTGGGTGCAGGGCAGCCCGCAGGGCCTCCCATGGCACACggtgctccccacagcccctgctggccctcctggccctCTGCATGGCTGCCCTCACAGTGAGGGGCTGA
- the LOC132331794 gene encoding intestinal-type alkaline phosphatase-like isoform X2, with product MQLLASLTLCLCAGFSTAVIPAEEENPSFWYKQAAAAIDASFKLQPRIQEAKNLIIFLGDGFGVPTITATRILKAQQQGKLGPETPLALDAFPYMALSKTYNVDRHVPDSAGTGTAYLCGVKGNYKTIGVSAAARHAECSTTFGNEVISVMERARKAGKAVGIVTTTRVQHASPSGTYAHVVDRNWYADASMPQEARQQGCKDIAWQLVHNVDINVILGGGRIYMTPVGTPDPEYPADSSQNGIREDGNNLIDMWLEARPGARYAWNRTEMLAAAADPNVKYLMGLFEPVDTKYNMVRNTTLDPSLTEMTEAAITVLSRNPNGFYLFVEGGRIDRGHHEGSPHKALTEAVEFDCAIERAGTMTDEADTLTVVTADHSHVFTFGGYTLRGSSIFGLAPTTASDGKYYTSLLYGNGPGYPGPDRPNVDPETAI from the exons ATGCAGCTGCTGGCATCCCTCACCCTCTGCCTCTGCGCAGGGTTCAGCACCGCTGTCATCCCAG CGGAGGAGGAGAATCCATCCTTCTGGTAcaagcaggcagctgcagccattGATGCCTCCTTCAAACTCCAGCCCAGGATACAGGAAGCCAAAAACCTCATCATTTTCCTCGGGGATG GATTCGGGGTCCCCACCATCACAGCCACGCGCATCCtcaaggcacagcagcaggggaagctTGGCCCTGAGACCCCTCTTGCCCTGGATGCTTTCCCCTACATGGCTCTGTCTAAG ACCTACAATGTGGACAGACATGTACCtgacagtgcagggacaggcacagcctATCTCTGCGGGGTGAAGGGCAACTACAAGACCATAGGGGTGAGCGCAGCCGCGCGGCACGCAGAGTGCAGCACCACGTTCGGCAACGAGGTGATCTCAGTGATGGAGCGAGCCCGCAAAGCTG GGAAGGCGGTGGGCATCGTGACCACGACGCGGGTGCAGCACGCGTCGCCCTCGGGAACCTACGCTCACGTCGTGGACCGGAACTGGTACGCGGATGCCAGCATGCCCCAGGAGGCGcggcagcagggctgcaaggACATCGCCTGGCAGCTGGTCCACAACGTCGACATCAAC gtgatTCTGGGTGGTGGTCGGATATACATGACCCCCGTGGGGACGCCGGACCCTGAGTACCCCGCCGACAGCAGCCAGAATGGGATACGTGAGGATGGCAACAACCTCATCGACATGTGGCTGGAGGCACGGCCG GGTGCCCGCTACGCCTGGAACAGGACAGAgatgctggcagctgctgccgaCCCCAACGTGAAGTATTTGATGG GTCTCTTTGAACCCGTGGACACGAAGTACAACATGGTGCGTAACACCACCCTGGACCCATCACTCACCGAGATGACAGAGGCAGCCATCACCGTCCTGAGCAGGAACCCCAATGGCTTCTACCTCTTTGTGGA AGGTGGCAGAATCGACCGGGGCCACCATGAAGGTTCACCCCATAAGGCACTGACAGAGGCGGTGGAGTTCGACTGTGCCATTGAGCGGGCAGGCACCATGACAGACGAGGCTGACACCCTCACCGTCGTCACCGCTGACCACTCGCACGTCTTCACTTTCGGTGGCTACACCCTGCGTGGCTCCTCCATCTTTG GTCTGGCGCCTACGACAGCCAGTGACGGGAAGTACTACACATCGCTCCTCTATGGGAATGGGCCAGGATACCCCGGCCCTGACCGGCCCAACGTGGACCCGGAAACAGCCA TTTGA
- the LOC132331793 gene encoding intestinal-type alkaline phosphatase-like, translated as MQLLASLTLCLCAGFSTAVIPAEEENPSFWYKQAAAAIDASLKLQPRIQEAKNLIIFLGDGFGIPTITATRILKAQQQGKLGPETPLALDAFPYVALSKTYNVDRQVPDSAGTATAYLCGVKGNYKTIGVSAAARHAECSTTFGNEVISVMERARKAGKAVGIVTTTRVQHASPSGTYAHVVDRNWYADASMPQEARQQGCKDIAWQLVHNVDINVILGGGRIYMTPVGTPDPEYPADSSQNGIREDGNNLIDMWLEARPGARYAWNRTEMLAAAADPNVKYLMGLFEPVDTKYNMVRNTTLDPSLTEMTEAAITVLSRNPNGFYLFVEGGRIDHGHHEGSPHKALTEAVEFDCAIERAGTMTDEADTLTVITADHSHVFAFGGYTLRGSSIFGLGQKKTTDGKNYTSILYGNGPGYPGGVRPNVDPETAMQFDYLPQAAVPLESETHGGEDVAILAKGPMAHLFHGVQEQTYVAHAMAYAACIEPYTDCRQRNSGSSILRNSGPSTRSTLLALLLPALLLPLFH; from the exons ATGCAGCTGCTGGCATCCCTCACCCTCTGCCTCTGCGCAGGGTTCAGCACCGCTGTCATCCCAG CGGAGGAGGAGAATCCATCCTTCTGGTAcaagcaggcagctgcagccatcGATGCCTCCTTAAAACTCCAGCCCAGGATACAGGAAGCCAAAAACCTCATCATTTTCCTCGGGGATG GATTCGGGATCCCCACCATCACAGCCACCCGCATCCtcaaggcacagcagcaggggaagctTGGCCCTGAGACCCCTCTTGCCCTGGATGCTTTTCCCTACGTGGCTCTGTCTAAG ACCTACAATGTGGACAGACAGGTCCCTGacagtgcagggacagccacagcctaTCTCTGCGGGGTGAAGGGCAACTACAAGACCATAGGGGTGAGCGCAGCTGCCCGCCACGCGGAGTGCAGCACCACGTTCGGCAACGAGGTGATCTCAGTGATGGAGCGAGCCCGCAAAGCTG GGAAGGCGGTGGGCATCGTGACCACGACGCGGGTGCAGCACGCGTCGCCCTCGGGAACCTACGCTCACGTCGTGGACCGGAACTGGTACGCGGATGCCAGCATGCCCCAGGAGGCGcggcagcagggctgcaaggACATCGCCTGGCAGCTGGTCCACAACGTCGACATCAAC gtgatTCTGGGTGGTGGTCGGATATACATGACCCCCGTGGGGACGCCGGACCCTGAGTACCCCGCCGACAGCAGCCAGAATGGGATACGTGAGGATGGCAACAACCTCATCGACATGTGGCTGGAGGCACGGCCG GGTGCCCGCTACGCCTGGAACAGGACAGAgatgctggcagctgctgccgaCCCCAACGTGAAGTATTTGATGG GTCTCTTTGAACCCGTGGACACGAAGTACAACATGGTGCGTAACACCACCCTGGACCCATCACTCACCGAGATGACAGAGGCAGCCATCACCGTCCTGAGCAGGAACCCCAATGGCTTCTACCTCTTTGTGGA AGGTGGCAGAATCGACCACGGCCACCACGAAGGTTCACCCCATAAGGCACTGACGGAGGCGGTGGAGTTCGACTGTGCCATTGAGCGGGCAGGCACCATGACAGACGAGGCTGACACCCTCACCGTCATCACTGCTGACCACTCACACGTCTTCGCCTTCGGGGGCTACACCCTGCGTGGCTCCTCCATTTTTG GTCTGGGCCAAAAGAAAACCACTGATGGGAAGAATTACACATCGATCCTCTATGGGAATGGGCCGGGATACCCAGGCGGTGTACGGCCCAACGTGGACCCGGAAACAGCCA TGCAGTTTGATTACCTGCCACAGGCGGCTGTGCCACTGGAGTCAGAGACCCATGGTGGTGAGGACGTGGCCATCCTGGCCAAGGGCCCCATGGCCCACCTCTTCCACGGTGTGCAGGAGCAGACCTATGTAGCCCATGCCATGGCCTACGCCGCCTGCATCGAGCCCTACACTGACTGCCGCCAGCGGAACTCCGGCTCCAGCATCCTCAGGAATTCCGGCCCCAGCACCCGCAGcaccctcctggccctgctcctgcctgccctccttCTGCCCCTCTTCCACTGA
- the LOC132332002 gene encoding endothelin-converting enzyme-like 1, whose product MAVQAALRLCEWRGAGEIYQDGLTLPKRTLYLGQDEESEKLKWKRLLDRIFHDNFSEEEEVVLLATDYMHKVSNLIRVTPSRILHNYMLWRIVVVLSEHLSTPFRDAIHELSKEMEGNEKQLEPGKICLSQANKHFGMALGVLFADMEGLEFAYYAYQKWVREHGPEHPLHHMKYTHDQLFFIAFAQEPMS is encoded by the exons ATGGCTGTGCAGGCAGCGCTGCGGCTTTGTGAGTGGAGGGGGGCTGGTGAA ATCTACCAGGATGGGCTGACCCTGCCCAAACGGACCCTCTACCTGGGGCAGGATGAGGAGAGCGAGAAG ctcaAGTGGAAGCGCTTGCTGGACCGCATCTTCCATGACAACTtctcggaggaggaggaggtggtgctgctggccaCCGACTACATGCACAAGGTGTCCAACCTCATCCGTGTGACACCCAGCAG gatCCTTCACAACTACATGCTGTGGCGCATTGTGGTGGTGCTGAGCGAGCACCTCTCCACGCCCTTCCGCGATGCCATCCACGAGCTCTCCAAGGAGATGGAGGGCaatgagaagcagctggagcCGGGTAAGATCTGCCTGAGCCAGGCCAACAAGCACTTTGGAATGGCCCTGGGAGTTCTCTTCGCTGACATGGAGGGGCTCGAATTTGCCTACTAC GCCTACCAGAAATGGGTGAGGGAGCACGGCCCCGAGCACCCCCTGCACCACATGAAATACACACACGACCAGCTCTTCTTCATCGCCtttgcccag GAGCCAATGTCCTag
- the LOC132331796 gene encoding intestinal-type alkaline phosphatase-like produces the protein MGMLDPQGCTWRLPVLLSPPDAEKTPGYWNKGARRRLELALALQPAAQRAKNIILFMGDGMGLSTMSAARIYKGQLAGDSGEESVLAMETFPHMALAKTYTIDRQVPDSAGTGTAYLCGVKANAKTLGLSGAAVYGKCHTTFGNEVDSVLHRARLAGKSVGIVTTTRVQHASPGAAYAHSASRGWYADANMPKEALQDGCKDIAYQLVHNTDINVILGGGRMYMTPKQTPDPEYPEDPDQNGTRKDGRDLIAEWLSAKQGARYVWDKKGLDAVKDDSVSHLMGLFEPKDMKYELNRNTSTDPSIVEMTEKAIRILRRNPKGFFLFVEDDHIPRAGGRIDHGHHSGRAKQALMEAVMLDRAVARAGELTSPVDTLTVVTADHSHVFTFGGSTPRGNSIFGLAPKKAKDKRAYTSILYGNGPGYSIHDGVRPAASLPAAEDKDYRQQAAVPLETETHSGEDVVVLAQGPMAHLFHGVQEQHYIAHAMAYAACLEPYATEPGCRAARRASHGTRCSPQPLLALLALCMAALTVRG, from the exons ATGGGCATGCTGGACCCCCAGGGGTGCACCTGGAGGCTCCCAGTTCTGCTCTCACCTCCAGATGCTGAGAAAACCCCAGGCTACTGGAATAAAGGTgccaggaggaggctggagTTGGCTCTGGCcttgcagccagcagcacagcggGCCAAAAACATCATCCTCTTCATGGGTGACG GCATGGGGCTGTCCACCATGTCAGCAGCTCGGATCTACAAGGGGCAGCTGGCCGGTGACTCAGGCGAGGAGAGCGTCTTGGCCATGGAGACCTTTCCCCATATGGCCCTGGCCAAG ACCTACACCATCGACCGGCAGGTGCCCGACAGCGCTGGCACGGGCACCGCCTACCTCTGTGGGGTGAAGGCCAATGCCAAGACTCTGGGACTGAGTGGGGCAGCCGTCTATGGAAAATGCCACACCACCTTTGGCAATGAGGTGGACTCTGTCCTGCACCGGGCCAGGCTGGCGG GCAAGTCTGTGGGCATCGTGACGACCACGCGGGTGCAGCACGCGTCCCCCGGGGCAGCCTATGCGCACTCGGCCAGCCGGGGCTGGTACGCTGACGCCAACATGCCCAAGGAGGCCCTGCAGGATGGCTGCAAGGACATCGCCTACCAGCTGGTGCACAACACTGACATCAAC GTGATCCTGGGCGGCGGGAGGATGTACATGACCCCCAAGCAGACTCCGGACCCCGAGTATCCAGAGGACCCAGATCAAAATGGCACCAGGAAGGACGGTCGGGACTTGATTGCTGAGTGGCTGAGTGCCAAGCAG GGTGCCCGCTATGTGTGGGACAAGAAGGGCCTGGATGCTGTCAAAGATGACTCTGTGAGCCACCTTATGG GCCTCTTTGAGCCCAAGGACATGAAGTATGAGCTGAACCGCAACACATCCACAGACCCCTCCATCGTGGAGATGACGGAAAAGGCCATCCGCATCCTGCGCAGGAACCCCAAGGGCTTCTTCCTCTTTGTGGAAGATGA CCACATTCCCCGTGCAGGTGGCAGAATTGACCACGGCCACCACAGTGGCCGAGCCAAGCAGGCGCTGATGGAGGCCGTGATGCTGGACCGGGCGGTGGCACGGGCGGGAGAGCTCACGTCCCCTGTTGACACCCTGACCGTGGTGACGGCCGATCACTCCCATGTCTTCACTTTTGGGGGCAGCACACCACGGGGCAACTCCATCTTCG ggttgGCCCCCAAGAAAGCCAAGGACAAGCGAGCCTACACCAGCATCCTCTATGGCAATGGTCCTGGCTACAGCATCCATGATGGGGTCCGTCCAGCTgccagcctccctgctgcag AGGACAAGGACTACAGAcagcaggcagctgtgcccctggagACAGAGACTCACAGTGGGGAAGACGTGGTGGTGCTGGCCCAGGGCCCCATGGCCCACCTCTTCCACggtgtgcaggagcagcactaCATTGCCCATGCCATGGCCTACGCCGCCTGCCTTGAGCCCTATGCCACAGAGCCTGGGTGCAGGGCAGCCCGCAGGGCCTCCCATGGCACACggtgctccccacagcccctgctggccctcctggccctCTGCATGGCTGCCCTCACAGTGAGGGGCTGA